The following proteins come from a genomic window of Leucoraja erinacea ecotype New England chromosome 1, Leri_hhj_1, whole genome shotgun sequence:
- the LOC129695879 gene encoding C2 calcium-dependent domain-containing protein 4C-like produces the protein MLPAANCVSFRSTIESMLPWTSLRNASGQTGAGGRSVRSKDIFSVMVTPDRIPKFFIPSLDVHVHGEQPPKAEEGCPSPALLITSIEEGRSSSENNVRRERIPRRGSLRPGSPASCGNGELLSGKLDRAADHSDPATRAALSLPHFQKITTPYGFPALGEIPHIRRKESLFFERDVADIRSFLKSRKQSRALSRSRSSSLSDPKLQKPLVTSTVARASRSAPWETIHSPVLPLYPTKASSSLSRLVKDKNKFQVLIKKHIASIKRMRSR, from the coding sequence ATGCTGCCCGCAGCCAATTGCGTGTCCTTCAGAAGCACCATAGAGTCTATGCTGCCTTGGACTAGCCTGAGAAATGCAAGCGGCCAGACCGGCGCGGGGGGCAGGAGCGTCAGGTCCAAGGACATCTTCAGCGTCATGGTGACTCCTGACCGCATCCCGAAGTTCTTCATCCCTTCCTTGGATGTCCACGTCCACGGCGAGCAGCCCCCGAAGGCGGAGGAGGGTTGCCCGTCACCGGCTTTGCTCATAACGTCAATTGAAGAAGGCAGAAGCTCATCGGAGAACAACGTAAGGAGGGAGCGGATCCCGAGGCGGGGCAGTTTGCGCCCAGGGTCCCCGGCGAGCTGCGGCAACGGGGAGCTCCTCTCCGGAAAGCTGGACAGAGCAGCCGACCACTCGGACCCGGCGACAAGAGCTGCCCTGTCCCTGCCCCACTTCCAGAAGATCACCACCCCTTACGGTTTCCCCGCACTGGGGGAGATCCCTCACATCAGGAGGAAAGAATCGCTCTTCTTTGAGCGGGACGTTGCTGACATCAGGAGCTTTCTGAAGAGCAGGAAGCAGAGCCGGGCGCTGAGCAGGAGCCGCTCCAGCTCGCTCAGTGACCCCAAACTTCAGAAGCCCCTTGTAACCAGCACAGTGGCCCGGGCGAGCAGGTCGGCGCCTTGGGAAACCATCCATAGCCCCGTGCTCCCACTCTACCCAACTAAAGCATCCAGCTCCTTGTCCCGTTTAGTGAAAGACAAGAACAAGTTTCAGGTCCTTATCAAGAAACACATAGCCAGCATCAAGCGCATGAGGTCCAGATGA